The Plodia interpunctella isolate USDA-ARS_2022_Savannah chromosome 8, ilPloInte3.2, whole genome shotgun sequence genome window below encodes:
- the LOC128671780 gene encoding blood vessel epicardial substance-like — protein sequence MLFLGALAIGVLTGLQNLTTELPTSVSDVTEASSTTEMLLQETTKMSSEYNYDIINITIEERYVLFGFHINICTKWRPTHHVLYQVANVIFLLSFLAPHTSNGLVGLRLGLITGCVVMGLWAWSFECHLDALLWNGAFIVVNLVYFAVQLYLIRPITFHQEIEEVYTALFKPLRVSRRQFQRVLMCMKTVRHLKCQELYAHEKITKVESLSLVLSGKLVVSQNQRALHIVFRHHFLDSPEWFGVSTDEHFQVSIMAMEESRVLVWHRDKLKLSIMSDAFLQTAFDHILGRDVVHKLLQVSETMGVSNGHLPNSFEEGEDKPMLVVKKAGDGPGITALLNRQLQATDPNAWRLGRIEEADHETPV from the exons ATGTTGTTTCTTGGCGCCTTAGCCATCGGTGTGTTAACTGGGCTGCAGAACTTGACTACGGAGTTGCCGACGAGCGTCAGTGACGTGACTGAAGCGTCTTCGACGACTGAGATGCTTCTCCAGGAGACGACGAAGATGTCGAGTGAATACAACTAtgacataattaatattacaatagaGGAGCGATACGTGCTTTTTGgctttcatataaatatatgtacgaAGTGGCGGCCCACGCACCATGTATTATATCAAGTGGCAAATGTCATATTTCTTTTGTCATTCCTAGCACCGCACACGTCCAACGGTCTGGTAGGGCTGCGACTGGGGTTGATCACGGGATGTGTTGTTATGGGACTTTGGGCGTGGAGCTTTGAGTGCCACCTGGATGCTCTGTTGTGGAATGGTGCGTTTATTGTGGTGAACTTAGTGTACTTTGCTGTGCAATTGTATTTGATACGACCAATCACATTCCACCAGGAAATTGAGGAG GTGTACACGGCGTTGTTCAAACCTTTGAGGGTCTCGAGGCGGCAGTTCCAACGAGTGCTGATGTGCATGAAGACCGTGCGCCATCTGAAGTGCCAAGAATTGTACGCGCACGAGAAGATAACAAAGGTCGAAAGCCTCTCGTTGGTGCTGTCTGGCAA ACTGGTGGTGTCGCAGAACCAGCGGGCACTTCACATAGTTTTCCGCCATCACTTCCTCGACTCGCCCGAGTGGTTCGGCGTCTCCACAGACGAGCACTTCCAG GTGTCAATAATGGCGATGGAAGAGTCGCGCGTTCTGGTCTGGCACAGGGACAAGCTGAAACTGTCCATCATGTCGGACGCCTTCCTGCAGACTGCATTCGACCACATTCTGGGCAGGGACGTCGTCCACAAACTGTTGCAG GTTAGCGAAACGATGGGCGTCAGCAACGGTCACCTGCCCAACAGCTTCGAAGAGGGCGAGGACAAGCCCATGCTGGTGGTGAAGAAGGCGGGCGATGGACCCGGCATCACAGCGCTGCTCAACCGACAGCTGCAGG